The Acidovorax sp. RAC01 genomic sequence TAGCTCGCTTCAGCTATTCTCGATTCGTCAAGAGGTCGTTCGAGAGCACCTGGACCGCACGGCGGTTCATGGTCTGGTTCGAGCAGGTATTTTGTGTCGCGGCGCGTCATTCTCTGACGAAGCGACTTGGGTCATCCGAGTTCCTGAGCTATTCGGCCACCTAATTGCGAATCGGATAGCGAGTACTCTTCCGAGAAAGGTGAGCAAGGACTCGCAAGATGCAGCCAACTGGTTGATAGCAATCGGTTCCAAGATCTTGTTTGGCGATGCTATCTGTGCCCAGGCTATTTTCAGAGCCATGCCCGAGTTGGGCGGCGGGCTGTACATTGATCTCATCAACTCGTTGCTGCGCCTGCCGCCTCGACGCGAGAAATTGCCCACCGGTTCGCGGATGGTGGCTCTCCTGCCGAGGGTGGGCTTGGTCGATATGAATGTCGGACAAGACGGTATGCTGAGCTTGGGTATCCGCGGAAGCGCTGCGAAAACTCTGACCGTTCCCATTGAAGATGACGGTTTCACCACAGTAGCCAACATGGATGGCTGGCTAATACTGTCTCAGCTTCGCGAATTTCGCGTAGTCTTCCAGGACGAGGGCGGTAGTTTGCTCAATCTCGCTGGTCCCCTTCTGCTGGAACTGGGTAGTTGCACAGAGGTTCTCAGACGTCCTGGTTCGGATCTAGAGGGGTTTCATACTCACGCCATCGAAGGTGGCTCCATATCCTGCTTCCAGAATGGGATTGCCGAACCAATTACTTGGTCGATTGCCGAACTACTGTCGAACGACATACCCGGCGTCGATCGAGATGCTTGGGTCAGAGAGGCCGCCACGAGCGGATCGGCTGCACTCGTGAATCGCTTGGGCCAAGCGCTGACACATCTCTCTGAGCTCGAAGAAATTGGTAGCTGGGCGAAGGAAATGCTAGCCAACGAGTTCCAACCGGCGCTGGCTGCGCTCCCGCAATTTCATTAAGGACGTGGTTCGGTTAAATCGCCTCGGTTTTGAACCGACCCTCAGAAGTTGGACGGTTGCCATGCCGCCAATCAGACGACGTCTCTCAACCGGTACCAACTGTTCCACGTAGGCCGCTGGTTGCTGGCGGACTGTCGGCTTGCCAGCATGTCTCGCAAACTTGTATATCAGCCCTGTTGTACTGATCCAGCTTCTAAAAGTGGTTCGTCGGCTACGAATGCCGCCCATGCGTTCATAACTTCTCGCCGTTGCTCCAGCAAATCGGTGCGATGGTAGGCTGCTTCGACTTTGTCTTTGATCGTGTGGGCCAAGGACCGCTCAGCCAGATCACGTGAGTAACCCATCTCGCTGCACCAATCCCGAAAACTTGACCTAAATCCATGCGTTGTTGCGACTCTTCCTGGTGTGTCGCTCTGTGCTTTCAACTTTCGGAGAAGTGAAGTCAAGGCCATATCCGAGAGCTCAACTCGATCTCGAATCGACGGAAAGACTAGGTTCTCATGTTGGCCCTTCTGCCCTTCAATTAACGTCAGCGCACGTGTGGAGAGGGGGATGCGGTGGGGAAGCTTTGCCTTCATACGCTCCGCAGGAATCGTCCACACTTTGTTCTTCGGATCAAGCTCACTCCAGGTCATTCCTCGTGCCTCCCCTGAGCGACTGGCTGTCAAGATCACAAACTCAAGCATTGTGCGTGTCACCTCTGGTCGAGTGCCTTGCCAGAGGTGTTCCTGCACAAATTTCGGAATCTCGCGCCAGGGCATGGCGGGATGATGCTGAGTCCGTACAGCTTTGCCTGGCTGCTGCGCGAGCAGGTGTCCAACAACGTCAACTGGGTTTGATTGGCAGTAGCCATGGGCCCAGCCCCAGGCAATCACAGCATGAACGCGCTGTTTGACCCGGCTTGCGGTTTCTGCCTTTGTGAGCCAGATGGGTTTCAGTACCTCTGCAACATCACCTGGTTGGATTTCATGAAGAAATTTTCCTCCAAGCCGTGGGAAAACGTACTCCTCCAGGGTGTTGATCCATTGTCGGCCATGCTTAGGGTTCTTCCAGCCAGGAAGAAGGTCACCGTGCAGATTCAAAGCTGCCTCTTTGAACGTGGGAATCTTGGGCTTGTCTTCAAGCTTTGCCTTTTCTTCCAGAGGATCCTTGCCCTCCGCTAGTGCAATACGCATGGCGGTCGCACGCTTTCCTACTTCGGCGATGCTGACATCTGGATAGGTACCCAAGCCCGCATTTCGACGTTTGCCCGACACGGGGCTTACGTATCGGAGGACCCACTTCCCATGGCCCTTCATGTTGGAAGGATGTAGAGCCAAACCGGTGACGCTTCCATGGGGAATGGCTGTGTCAGACGGTTTGATGTTCCTGGCTTTGGTGTCGGTAATGGTGGCCATTGAAGTTGCATTCTGGTGTGCCATTCAGTATGCCATCAGGAAATTGCTGTTGTTGGGCGGTTTTGGATGGATTTAGAAGATTATTCATATAAAACAATGACTTGCGGAATATTCGTAGATGTTGTTGGGCGCTTTTGAATCTTAATCAGGCAGACACCCTCTCCGCCAGTATGTCTAGGCCCTCGCAGTGCGAGGGCCTTTTCTTTTGGCAAAGCCCCAGTTCATGCGGGCTCCAGCCCGATTCGGGTTTCTCTGTGGGCCCTCTCTGCCCCATTTCGACCTGATTTTTCCGGCCCTTTCTCTGTGGGCCCTTCCAGCGGGTGACATTGTGGGTTTTTGAAGGCAAGCTGCTTCATTCATCATGGGCATCACCGAACGCATCAAAACCTGGGCACGGCGCATCAAACGCGACGCCGTCACGCTCTGGTTCGCTTACCGCGATCCCAGGACACCGCTGGCCGTCAAGGCCTTGTGCGCCTTTGTGGTGGCCTACGCCCTGAGCCCCATCGACCTCATTCCAGACTTCATCCCGGTGCTGGGGTATGTCGATGACGCGTTGCTGTTGCCCGCGTTGATCTGGCTGGCCGTGAAACTGCTGCCGCCTGAAGTGATCGAGGACAGCCGGGCCAAGGCGGACGATTGGATGGCCAGACATGACCGCAAACCCACCAGCCGCATCGGCGCGGCACTGATCGTCGCCTTGTGGATGGCCGCCCTTTTGGGCGCCTGGGTGTGGTGGTCACACCGTTGATTTGAGATTTCCCTCGGCGGCTTCTGACAAAACAAAGCCCCTCGCAGCCGAAGCTGGAGGGGCCCACAACAGTTGAATCAGGTGGATCAAGCGGAGCTGGTTGCCCCTCAGGCCATGCCCAGAAGCTGGCGCTGCTCGTCCCAGTCCATCGGCAGCGGCACCATCCGCCTGAGCTTGGTGGCGGACAATTCGACTGGGTATTCGCCCTGCTCCAACGCATGCACGATGTCGGGCGCCAGCAAAGCCAGTTGCAAAACTCGGCCGACGTACTTGGTTGACATCTGATCTGCTTCGGCGATGTCGCCCAGCGACTGACCTCCTCGCGTCAGCCGCTCATTGTCGATGATGACTGGCTGACCCAGCTTGATGCTTAACGCTGCGCCCTGCAAGCGCGCGGTGGCATCAGAGGAGCCCCCCGGTGGATAGCCAACCACCAGGCGGATTGGCCGGTTGGGGTAGCTGCCTGACGACTGAGCTTGGACAACGGGCGCGCTGGCCAGCAGGGCCAATGCGGTCTAGGCGAGTTTGCGGCGACGGACAGATTTAAAGGTATGCAGCGTGCTCATGAACATGTCTCCTAATTCTGGTGATGAACGGGGCACTAAGACGTTTCTCGAAGGGCCGAGAAAAGTTTAGGTTCATTCATCTGTTTTTCAGGGTGCGCCGGCCGCACTATTAGGCATACTTAGTCGCCCCTGAAGAATCCCTGGAACCCGCATAAACACTGGCTTTTGGGGTGATCGCGGGGGCGCAGAACTCCCAGTTTGATTTCCAATAGGGGTTGATTTCTGGGAGTTCTGCCGTGATGTTTGCCTGCCCCGCCACCGACGATTTCTTCCGCTCGCGCATCGACCACATGATCGATCTGCGCCATCCGCTGGCCGTGTTGGCCTCGCACATGCCCTGGCAGGAGATCGAAGCTCGGGTGGCCCAGGTGTTCTCCCGCAAAGGCCGCGCCGGTGTGGCCATGCCCGACCTGGATCTCTTTGGCGAACAGGTCCAGCGTGTCGCCGTTGCCAGCAACGCCGGACGCCCGCGCGTGCCGCTGCGCATCATGATCGCGCTGCTGTACCTCAAGCACGCCTTCAACGAATCCGACGAGGGCGTGGTGGCCCGCTGGTCCGACACCCC encodes the following:
- a CDS encoding tyrosine-type recombinase/integrase, translated to MATITDTKARNIKPSDTAIPHGSVTGLALHPSNMKGHGKWVLRYVSPVSGKRRNAGLGTYPDVSIAEVGKRATAMRIALAEGKDPLEEKAKLEDKPKIPTFKEAALNLHGDLLPGWKNPKHGRQWINTLEEYVFPRLGGKFLHEIQPGDVAEVLKPIWLTKAETASRVKQRVHAVIAWGWAHGYCQSNPVDVVGHLLAQQPGKAVRTQHHPAMPWREIPKFVQEHLWQGTRPEVTRTMLEFVILTASRSGEARGMTWSELDPKNKVWTIPAERMKAKLPHRIPLSTRALTLIEGQKGQHENLVFPSIRDRVELSDMALTSLLRKLKAQSDTPGRVATTHGFRSSFRDWCSEMGYSRDLAERSLAHTIKDKVEAAYHRTDLLEQRREVMNAWAAFVADEPLLEAGSVQQG
- a CDS encoding YkvA family protein; amino-acid sequence: MGITERIKTWARRIKRDAVTLWFAYRDPRTPLAVKALCAFVVAYALSPIDLIPDFIPVLGYVDDALLLPALIWLAVKLLPPEVIEDSRAKADDWMARHDRKPTSRIGAALIVALWMAALLGAWVWWSHR